CAGGCTGTAGGATCTGTGTCCGGGTATTATCCTGCGGCTAAGCCTCACGGTACAAAGCTTTTCACGCTGGTAGCTGTAGCCCAGTTGCCGGAATTCCTCCTTTACAAAGCCAAAGTCGAACGATACATTATGTGCAACAAATATCCTGCCCTCAGTGAGTTCAACAATTTTACGGGCCACCTCAAAGAACCTTGGGGCGCCTGCAACCATCCCGTTGCTGATGCCGGTCATTCGGGTTATGAATGCCGGAATCTCCCGTTCGGGATTGATCAGGGTTGAAAACTGTCCGGTTACTCCTGTACCATCATGGTTTATAACGGCGATCTCGGTTATTTTGTCCCTTAAAGGGCTTCCTCCTGTTGTCTCGATATCAATAATGCTGTACATAGTGCTACAGTCTCCCGGTTGTTTGATATTCTATGCCCGCAGCACAGGCACAAGCCCGGATAGTGTCAAACGTTTGTCATGGTGCTGCCGGTACCGCCTCAGCCTGGCGCCTCCACTTTTTTTAATCCAAGGTTAGCCCATGCAATTATAAATCCGGCCGTCATGAACATGATAAGGCTGTAAAGGGCGGGCGAGATGGCCATTACATCATTGCCGATAAGTATGCTGGCAATGGTAATGCCGAGTGTGCCGTTCTGTATCCCCGACTCGACCGATATGGTTATGCTCTGGGAAGTGTTGAGCTTAAGTATCCTGGCAGACATAAAGCCTATCAGAAGCATGACTACGTTCAGTGAAAGAGCGACCGGCCCAAGATCCCTGAATGAACTGATTATGATAGCCCTGTTTTCCAGTATCACTCCAAAAATTATAATAAACAGGAGCAGACCTGAAATGATCTTGACAGGTTTGTTCATCTTTTCGGAAAACCTGACGGCTTTGGATCTGATGATCATGCCAATGCTTACAGGTACCAGGGTTATCAGGGTGAGACTGATAATGGTCCGGAATACAGGCAGCGGTATATACTCACCCTGTTGCATGAAGTATGCCAGTGCCAGGTTTACAATAAGCGGGATAGTAATGACAGCCACAAGGCTTGATATAGCCGTTAATGTTATTGACAGGGCGGTATCTCCCCTGGAAATATGGCTTATGAGGTTGGAGGTGGGACCTCCCGGACAGGCGGCGAGTATCATTATACCGACGGCAAGTTCAGGGCTCTCCAGATTGAAAATAAGCAACAGCAGGAACCCCACAACCGGTAGAACAACAAGCTGGTTAATTAAGCCGATTGTCGCTGCCTTTGGATACAAGGCAACCCTTTTAAAGTCAAAAGGTACCAGGGAGAGTCCCATTCCCAGCATAATGACTGCCAGTGAGAGGGGGAGCATAATGTCTGTCAGGTAGTTGGTTTCCATATGCTAACGGTTTTGGTTCCGGATTGCGGACTTTTCACCGCAGTTCCTTTATGTTACAAAACGTGCAATATAGCAAGTTCAACCCAACTACGGTTGCTCAGGTTGACATTTTTGACAGGTTTGTTGATAAAAAAAGCGGGCCCTTCGGCCCGCCTCCTCTAAATTAATTGTTTGACGCTGTTTTAAAGCTCTTCAATATCGATCTGTACACTGGTTGTTTTATTGCTTTCAACCAGGATATCCTCAACGATACCCAGTACCTCATCGAACTCTCCTTCTGTTGTTGCAACAACCACCAGGTCATATGTACCCGGTGCAAGATAGGCCAGGTGATAAGCTCCCTCGCCATCAACCATGTCGCTTGTAACTGCATTGGGGAACCTGGGCTCTTCTGCTGCCGGCTCGTCAGCTTCTGAGGCTTCATATGTGCCTTCCTCATAGGCGTAGATAACAATTCCCTTTTCATCAGGTATATGCGAAACGCCACCAGCGATCTGACCTGCCTGGTTATCCACAATAAGCCTGATTGTTGGTTTCAGCAGGTACATTCCGCTGGCTCCAGCCTTCACAACAGATTTTCTTACATCAAAATCAGCCGTGACATCCACTTCGCCGTTTGAAGGTACAGTAAACTGCCCCACAGCTTTGTAGCCAGTCTGTGAACCACTGGGCACAAACAGATTTTCTGTTGAACCGTCTTCAAATTCAAGGTAGCAGCCCGGGGTGGATTGCGGCCCCATTCCAAAAACGGGGGCATCGAGCATAAACCTTAATTGTGTATAGGTTCCGGCTTCAAGCTCAAAACTACCCAGTAGTTCGGAATTTCCTCTTTGCAGGTCGAGCAGGTTAAAGTTCATTGGCCCTTCGAAGTCTTCAAAGACCTGCCAGTCGTTTTCTGATGTGTGATAATGCACCCCGGATACAGTAATGAAAACTCCCGAGATGCCGTCAGTGTCTATAGGAGCATCGGTTATTGACAGGTTAATAGTTCCCTTTGTCCCTCCCTCTTTTTCACACGCAGTGAAAATAAACAGCGGTAATATCGCTGCAGTCATAAATAATACTAGTCGTTTCATGGTATATTGGTTTATGTTAATAAATATGTTTCTGTCTGTAAGACGGGGCCGGGAAGCAAAAGGTTGGAAACTGCGAAAAAACTATCTGGAGTTATATCGTAATGACATGGTCAGATTTACTGACATATTGCGGGTACTGTTGAGGTAATATGGTACTATTTCATTTCCGGCGAATATGTTTCTGATGCCGATTTTTGAATTTATTCCCAGGGTGGCGGACAGTCTCCCGCTCACCGGGTGTTCATATTCATAACCCGTTAAAATTCCGTAGTCGATATTATTGTAATCCTCTTTCAGGGACAATAGTTCCCCGCCAAGATCCTGTCTTGCATCACGGAGCAGACCACTATAACCTCCGAGTATGATCCAGTGCTTTCCATTGGTGCCATTTCCGGCAAAGGTCCATTTTCCCGAAAGGGAGAGCCTGCTGTAATCGAATTGCATACTGTTCGTAATATATTTCCCGTACAGGTATTCATTGTAATCCTGCCTGGCAAGTGAGATGAAGCTAAATTCTGCCTGGAGGGCGAACCTGCCGGTTATCTCAACACCTGTGACAATACCCAGATTGTACCCGAATGATGGCAGAGAGGCTGTAAACTCATCCGGTCTCAGGCCCATCACTGTTTTGTTGTTCAGCAACCAGGTATTGGCCAGGTGTCCGGAGAAACCGCCCCAGAAACGAATGGCTTCAATGCCCGGTTCCGTGACAGCGTACATTTCCCCGGAAGGGAAAACATTAACTTCAGCAAGCAGAAAATCTGTTTCAGATCTGGGTATATAACCTGGTAAAGGCCCTGCCGGAAATAATCTGACCTCCTCCCGGTCCGGTCGGAGCTCTTGCGTTGCAGTCACCACCATTGTTTCAGGATGTATGACCTGCCTGGCAGCAGGAAATGGCAGGGGTGTCATGAACGGGACCCTTATTGCCGGATCTCCTGTTGAATATTCGGGTGCGGTATGCCAGGTGTGCAGCCGGCCCCGGACAGCGGCCGGATCGTTTGAGAGAAAAAACAGGAACGCACCTATCCCTATAAGGGCGACCAGTGATGCAGCAGCAGCCATCGCATAAATATACCTGGTCCTGCCACGGGAGGAGAGTTCATTTTCTACTGATGACCACACCGTGTCAATATCAAGCTCGTCCTGAATCGCCTCCCATACCTCCCCGGGTGGCTCCTCGCCGGCTGATTCAAATATGTTTTTATACCAGTTCAGGAAGTCCATGGCTATAAGTTCATGTTCCCTAAAAATCCCATAAGCAGCTTCCTTGCCCTGTTAAACTGTGACTTGGAAGTGCCTTCGGTTATTTCAAGCTTTTCTGCGATCTCTTTGTGTGTATATCCGTCAACTGCATAGAGGCTGAAGATTAGTCTGGCTCCCTCCGGCAGACGTTGTACCTGTTGCATTATCTCTTTGTACCCCATCATTTTAAGCGCATGGTTCTGTATGTGGAGACTGTTGTCTGCCGGCTCTGAATCGATATATTCATAGGACCTCTTTCTTTTTCTGATATGATCGATGGCTGTGTTTACCACTATTCTTCTGATCCAGCCCTCAAGGGATCCGTCTTGTTTATACTGTGCGATGTTTCTGAATACCTTGATGAAAGATTCCTGCAGTATGTCCTGCGCCATGGGTCGTTCTCCGGCGTACCCCAGGCATATACCGTACATTTTTTTGGCAAAATGTCTGTAAAGCACCTCCTGAGCCCGCCTGTCGTTCCTGCGGCAGGAGGCTATAACCTCGTCTTCTACAAATGGCAATTCTGTCATACGATCAGTCAAATATCACCCTGAAAGATCTTTCAAGCCTGCTGGCCATATTGTTGAAAAGGCCGGTGTTCAGCTGTGATGATATCAGCACCGTCCCTTCTGTGATCTGAAGCGAATCAAGTCCGCCCGGAGGTGACTGGAAACTGATGAACCGAAACACCTCCCCTGCATCCACACTTATCGTGGCAACGCTCATTTTATCTTTTCTCAGCACGATACTGTTATGCTGCTCCCCCGGCTCTGCCCTGATCCTTATGCGGTCTCTGAGATTATATTCAAACCTGAGCGGTATATTGTCGGTCTGACCTTTTACGATCTCACCTTCAAGGACCATGGGGATGCCGTTATCTCCGCCTATTTCAAGGATTATTTCAATCCGGTTGTATACCCCCTGGGGGATATCGAATGTCAGTTCATGGCTGGTCTCGCCCGTATCAAGGTTTATCGTGACAGGTTCCGGGAAGTTGGTCCCGAAAAAGACATCTTTCCCTTCATCTCTGCGTCCTTCAAATTCGATTGATGAAATTACAAGTAATCCCCTGTCAATTTGTAATCTGCCGGCAGGTATGACAGGGGGCCGAACGCTTTTCAGGTTATTTCCCTCTTCGTGAGGCACCATTTCAAAAGTGAACTGCACGGGAGCAGGCAAGGTGAGTTCATCCTTGGTGCAGGATTGTAACACCAGTAAAAAGATGACCGGAAGCAAGGTTATACTCCTTCGCATTTATCGGCGGTTTTTATATTGATATGCATTGTTACTGTTTGTATAACGTAAATTATTCAACAAAGGTTGGAATTTGGTCAAACCAATTGATAGCTTCTTTGATGGCTGTCTTTACCGGGGTTTGCGGTAACCCCAGCTGATCGATCGCTTTTATTCCTGAATAGAAATTGCAGGTGCAGAGTATTCTCATGTTTGTAAGGCTTAACTCTGTATTTATCCCTGCAAGCCGTGCCATGCTGCCTGCAAGGCCTGCAAGGTAAAGGAGAGGCCGGGGTATGGTAACAAGCACCTGGCGTCTCTTTGAAACTTCCTCCATGGTCTTGTAGAACTCCCTGTAGGTCATGTTCTCATTTGCCAGGATGTAGCTCTCACCGTCTTTCCCCCGGCTTATAGCATTGCAGATACCGGTTGCCGCATCTTTCACATGTATGAAATTTTTCCCTCCGGGGGGAATTAGCAGGACCTTCCTTCCGAGCGCCCTGAGTATTATCCGGTTGGAGCTGATCTTATTGTCGTTGGGGCCGATCATGAATGTAGGGCAGACCACAGTAATGGAGACACCTGTCCCTTTCAGACTTTCAATTGCAGTGTCCCGGGCCTCTGCTTTGCTCAGGGCGTATGGAGAGGATGTGAAGGGAGGTTTCATCGGTTTTTCCTCGTTACCGGGCCGCTCCCTGGATCCGTGACCGAACACGTTGGCAGTACTCACAAGTACCACTTTTTTAACCTTGTGCTGCAGCGATGCCTGCACAATATTGGTGGTGCCGCCGGTATTAACTTTGCGGTATATGCTTTTGCGGGCTATCGACTGATCTGTTACCGCCGCAATATGGATAACCGTTTCGCATCCACTGACCGCTTCGAAAACATCTTCCGGAGATGTTAGATTGCCGTAGAACGGGGTGAACCTGTCGTGATCTGGTACTGGTGATGCCGTTTTCCTCAGCATGCCCCTCACATTTGCACCCCGCTCAAGAAGCTCTGCAATTGTGTTGGCAGCAAGGAAACCATTTGCACCGGTTACAAGTACTGTTGACATTCCGGTTTTTTTGTTGTTTGGTCAGCTTCTTCCTGACCCTGGTTTTTTTCTGTGAGGATATGTGTTGGCGTAAAATTAAAAAACTTATGCCATAATATGACTGTTACTATTATTGTTGAGCTATCTAATTGATAGTTAGGATTGTCATGGTCCGGTCAACGGTGCTTTAAGCTGGATCGGAAATGAAAAACCAGTAAAATTTATGGTATATTGATAATAAAACCTAAATTTGAGAGCAGCACCAACAAATAAACCAAAAACCAAAAAAATAGAATTATTATGGCCAGACCAGTAACTTTATTCAGCGGACAGTGGGCCGACCTGCCCATTGAGACAATGTGTCAGAAAACAAAAGAGTTCGGTTATGATGGTATTGAGCTGGGATGCTGGGGAGATCACATGGAGATCGACAAGGCTGACCAGGCATACTGTGACAATCGCCTGAAGATCCTTAAAAAGTATGACCTGCAGTTGTATACTATTTCAACACACCTTGCAAGTCAGGCTGTGTGCGATATACCTGATCAGAGGCATAAGGCGATACTGCCATCATATATCTGGGGTGACGGTGATCCTGAGGGGATAAGGCAGAGGGCTGCAAAGGAGATGGTGAAAACGGCTGAAGCGGCCAAAAGGCTTGGTATTGAGAATGTCGTCGGTTTTACCGGCAGTTCGATATGGCATCTTCTGTATTCTTTCCCGGCCGTGCCAAAAGAGATGATCGATGCAGGCTACAAGGATTTTGCCGACCGTTGGGGACCCATCTTTGACGAGTATAAACGGCTTGGCATAAAATACTGTCTCGAGGTCCATCCGACTGAGATTGCGTTTGACATTGAAACATCAAGGAGGGCACTTGAGGCAGTGGATAATCACCCTGCTTTCGGATTCAATTATGATCCCAGCCATCTTGGATACCAGGGAGTAGACTATGTTAAGTTTATTTATGAGTTTGCCGACAAGATATTCCATGTTCATATGAAGGATGTTCACTGGAATGATTTTCCGGGTGACATCGGTGTTTTTGGAGGTCATACGGAGTTTGGCGATAACCGGCGTTTCTGGAATTTCCGCAGTATCGGCCGCGGGAGGATCGATTTTGAAAGTGTTATCCGGGCACTGAACGATATCGGTTATGATGGCCCTCTTTCTGTTGAATGGGAAGACAGCGGGATGGACAGGGAGCATGGGGCAGAAGAGTCCTGCGAATTTGTAAAGGCTGTGGATTTCAAACCTTCAGCCCAGGCGTTTGATGATGTGATGAAAAGTGAGTAGATGAAGACCAGCCGCAGAGATTTTATCAGGCTGACCGGACTTGCAGGGGCCGGCCTTGCAGGTGCCGGTTTTGCCGGTTGTACTGACCGTCAGGTTCAGGAGGCTCCTTTCAGGATGACCCATAACCAGGTTTTCAATATGTCGGGATATGCAGCACCCCGGCTTGAGACCGTACGAGTGGGGCTTATAGGTGTGGGCAGCCGGGGATTTGGCGCGTTGAGACGACATGTAAGGATAGAGGGTTTGCAGATTACTGCACTGGCTGATCTTGACCCGGCCAGGGTTAACCGCGGACGTGAGTTTGTAAGGGACCACGGCCATGATCCGGCGGTTTATTCCGGGAGCGAGGATGCCTGGAAAGGGCTTTGCGAGCGTGATGATGTTGACCTGGTCTATATCTGCACTCCCTGGCACCTACATACTCCCAATTCTGTCTATGCCATGGAGAACGGCAAGCACGCGGCAACAGAGATTCCTGCAGCTCAGACCATGGATGAGTGCTGGCAGCTTGTTGAGACATCAGAGAGGACCCGCAGGCACTGCATAATGCTTGAGAACGTTTGCTACGATTTCTTTGAGATGATGACACTTAATATGGCCAGGCAGGGTTTCTTTGGTGAGATTATTCATGGCGAAGGTGCTTACATTCATGATCTTATGGATATGAACTTCTCAAAAACCGCCTATGCCAACATGTGGCGCCTGGAGGAGAACTCCCGCCGCAACGGCAGCCTTTACCCGATGCACGGACTTGGTTCGGTAGCCCAGATAATGGATGTCAACTACGGCGACAGGATGGATTATCTTGTCTCTCTCTCAAGTAATGATTTTATGATGGGCAGGCGTGCAGAGGAGCTTGCTACAGAGGATGAGTTCTGGCAGGATTATGCAGGCAGGGATTACCGGGGTAACATTAACACCACGCTTATCAAGACCAGCAATGGCCGGTCAATTATGATCCAGCATGATGTTTCTTCGCCACGTCCTTATACACGTATTCACCTGATAAGCGGCACAAAAGGGATTGCCCGCAAATGGCCCTCCCCGGCGAGGATTGCGACAAGCCATCACGGCTGGTTGCCAGATGAGGAGTTCAGGAAACTGGAGGAGCAGTACACCCCTGAAATCACGAAAAGGGTAGGGGAGATGGCCCGCCAGGTTGGCGGCCATGGCGGTATGGATACGCTGATGGACTGGCGCCTGATCGACTGCCTGCGCAACGGGTTGCCGCTCGATATGGATGTGTATGATGCCGCTGCATGGAGCAGTATAATACCTCTGAGTGAATGGTCGGTTGCCAACCGCTCAATGCCGGTTGACATACCCGATTTCACAGCCGGTGCCTGGAAGACCAACAAGCCGCTGATGGATATAAACCTTGAAAAGGGCGGGAATACCCTGCTTATATAGATCTTTTCTGTGACCTGGCATTAGGGCAGGTGACCCTGCATCAGGGCAGATCCCTGCTGAAGGCACGTGCCAATTTGGAAAATGCCCGGGGTCCTGAAAGTGCATCGACGGTGTTTAATGGAGGTCGCTCCATGGTGTTATCAGTTCGTTGCCAATTATCAGCTCCAGGATAGCTGAGTGAAGCAATGGCCCGGTTTCGGGCCCGAGTGAGTTTATCTCTCCGTAAGGGCGGCTCTCATATCCGTATGTATAGGGAGGTTCTGTATCCCACTGGCTTTTTGGGATTATATATCCTATCATGTCATTCGACAGTCCCGTTATGAACTTGTAGCGGCCTGGCATCACCTGCCTTAGCGGAGGCACCTCGACCGGGCCGGTATCAAAGTCACTGTTCTCAGGCGCCTCGATGCCCCCGTCGGCTATCTCGGGGTACAATTCACCCGGGTGATGCAGGAAATCTGCCGGCCCCAGTTGCCAGAACGCGATCTCGGAACGGAACTGCATCCACCCTGTAAGCCCCCTGTTGAATAATCCGATGGCGGCTCCAAGCCTGAACAGCCTGTTGTCGAGCGGCAGGTTTATAGACCTTGCCCTCAGGGATATTCCGCCCCGGTCGATTTCGGTTGCATCGGGCCCGCTGAGCGCCGATATGGTCATCTGTGCCAGTGACAGTCCCTGCGCACGCACCTTTTCGAACGAAGGCTCATAATAGACAGTGTCTGTAAAGGGGCATTCAATTCCCACTGAAGGTGAAGTGGTCATCAGTCCCCCGATATTCCCGGTAACAAACATGGCAACACCACCCAGTCCGCTTGTCACGAGGGAATCGCCATGCCATACCCCTCTCTCGATACCCTCCCTCAGATAGTGCGGAAAGTCGGAGGTGATCATCAGGTTCCGGCTCCATATCGTCTCAGGGTGGTTGTCCCATTGCACCAGCGTGCCCAGGGTTTCGCCCGTTTCAGCATCGAGCGACTGCATGATACGCAGTTCGGGGTTAATCACCCAGGGCTTTCGCGTATCGGTTATCTGTGAAGCCGCACTTTCGCTGTCGGTGGCAAACCTGAACCTTGAGGGCCTGAGGTTTGATACGGCTTCGGCTATTGCCTCAGCGCTGCGGCTTTTGACATACTCCATGTAGCCGGGGTCAACCCCCGATTTAAAGGTCCCGGGTCCCCACAGTCCCATCAGGTCGGGGGCCGAGTGGGTATGGCTGCTTGAGACTATGGCATAGTCAATGCCCAGCTCTGCGGGCAGGCTTTTCCTGATATCGATCACATCGCATCCGAACATCCCGATCGCATCGAGCGCCACCCATGCAAGCCTTGTATGTCCGTCATCCAGTACCATTACCCGTGCCCACAGGTCATCGTAAACTCCCTTTGCCGGTTTGCTGTTGCTGAATCCGGCCATCCACACCGCGTCAAAACGGCCTGTACCGGTAACATCCACGAAAGTGTCGCCCTCATCAGGGTTATACCTTGCATTACCCTTTACGTCGGTCCAGGTATCAACAACCTCCGGGGTTATGGTACGGGCAGCGAACCCGGCCATGAGGGTTCCCGGCGGAGGGGCTTCCACATCGATGTCAATCGAATAACCGCGGTGCCGGTCTCTCATGTTGTAAAAGGCGATCAGGAGAAGCACGATGATCAGCGCAAGCAGGATAAGTGCCGCGTATTTGAGTATTTTAAGAAACAGCTTCATAATTTGCTTTTAGGCTCATTTACAGTCGTATTGTGGTATATATCGCCACGCCGGCGAAATCATCAAACAGTACTAACAGGCACCAACCGGTACCCAAAAACAGCAACAGACTTTTAACCAGTACTGACCGGAAAGTGACCGGACTGTTACTGCTACCTGTAATGCCTTGACGGGGCGCTCATCTCGACCGTGTCGCCTTCCGCCACGCGGGTCTTTTCCAGCTCCTTCTTCAGAAAGCTTACCAGGTCTGAGTATTCCGGGTCGGGGTAGACGCTGTGCATCTCATCCGGATCCCTCTCCAGGTCGAACAGTTCCCATTCATCAAGAGTATAATAATGTATCAGCTTGTAGCGGTCGCAGCGGATCCCGTAATGGGGTTTCACCATATGCCAGTCGGGGTAAGCATAATAATGATAGTAGGCATACTCCCTCCACTCTTCAGGATCATCCCCCTTCAGAAGCGGCAGCATGCTGAGGCCCTGTATGTCGCCCGGTATGGGCAGCCCGGCCATATCGAGGAAGGTGGCTGCAAAGTCGATGTTCTGCACAATATGTGAATTGCGGGAACCGGGTCCGGTAACTCCCGGCCATCTTGCTATAAAGGGCATCCTGAGTGACTCCTCGTACATCCACCTCTTGTCGTACCAGCCATGGTCGCCAAGGAAAAAGCCCTGATCTGAGCTGTATATAACAATGGTATTCTCTGCCAGTCCGCTCTCCTCCAGGTAGTCCAGCAGACGACCTATCTCCTTGTCCATCGATGTAACCGACCGTAGAAAATCCTTTACGTACCTCTGGTATTTCCACAGTGCAAGTTCATCGCCCTGCAGGTTTGCCTTTTCGAAGGCTTCATTTTCCGGGCCGTAGGCCTCCATAAACCTGGCAAGCTGCTCATCGTTCAGATAATCGGGCGGTATCAGTTTCAGATCCCTTTCGTTCATGTGCCGTGCTATCTCCATCTCCTGCATGGTCGCTGCGGTGGATCTGTTAGAATAATCATCGAAGAAATTGGTGGGCACCGGCAGGTCAATATCCTTGTAAAGCTCAT
This genomic stretch from Marinilabiliales bacterium harbors:
- a CDS encoding bile acid:sodium symporter family protein, which codes for METNYLTDIMLPLSLAVIMLGMGLSLVPFDFKRVALYPKAATIGLINQLVVLPVVGFLLLLIFNLESPELAVGIMILAACPGGPTSNLISHISRGDTALSITLTAISSLVAVITIPLIVNLALAYFMQQGEYIPLPVFRTIISLTLITLVPVSIGMIIRSKAVRFSEKMNKPVKIISGLLLFIIIFGVILENRAIIISSFRDLGPVALSLNVVMLLIGFMSARILKLNTSQSITISVESGIQNGTLGITIASILIGNDVMAISPALYSLIMFMTAGFIIAWANLGLKKVEAPG
- a CDS encoding NAD-dependent epimerase/dehydratase family protein, with the protein product MSTVLVTGANGFLAANTIAELLERGANVRGMLRKTASPVPDHDRFTPFYGNLTSPEDVFEAVSGCETVIHIAAVTDQSIARKSIYRKVNTGGTTNIVQASLQHKVKKVVLVSTANVFGHGSRERPGNEEKPMKPPFTSSPYALSKAEARDTAIESLKGTGVSITVVCPTFMIGPNDNKISSNRIILRALGRKVLLIPPGGKNFIHVKDAATGICNAISRGKDGESYILANENMTYREFYKTMEEVSKRRQVLVTIPRPLLYLAGLAGSMARLAGINTELSLTNMRILCTCNFYSGIKAIDQLGLPQTPVKTAIKEAINWFDQIPTFVE
- a CDS encoding DUF4976 domain-containing protein — protein: MFAACQPGGEQPEERPNIIFIFSDDHATHAIGAYGPKNNNPELHKHVITPALDRLAAEGMLFENVFCTNSICGPSRAAILTGKHSHFNGMLRNDTIFDGSQQTFPKLLQEGGYKTAWIGKWHLFSDPTGFDDWAILTQWGQQGTYYNPIFGTSEGTMEPETGYTATLITDRAIEWLDANRNGSQPFFMAYSHKTPHREWVPGPDEYELYKDIDLPVPTNFFDDYSNRSTAATMQEMEIARHMNERDLKLIPPDYLNDEQLARFMEAYGPENEAFEKANLQGDELALWKYQRYVKDFLRSVTSMDKEIGRLLDYLEESGLAENTIVIYSSDQGFFLGDHGWYDKRWMYEESLRMPFIARWPGVTGPGSRNSHIVQNIDFAATFLDMAGLPIPGDIQGLSMLPLLKGDDPEEWREYAYYHYYAYPDWHMVKPHYGIRCDRYKLIHYYTLDEWELFDLERDPDEMHSVYPDPEYSDLVSFLKKELEKTRVAEGDTVEMSAPSRHYR
- a CDS encoding gfo/Idh/MocA family oxidoreductase, which codes for MKTSRRDFIRLTGLAGAGLAGAGFAGCTDRQVQEAPFRMTHNQVFNMSGYAAPRLETVRVGLIGVGSRGFGALRRHVRIEGLQITALADLDPARVNRGREFVRDHGHDPAVYSGSEDAWKGLCERDDVDLVYICTPWHLHTPNSVYAMENGKHAATEIPAAQTMDECWQLVETSERTRRHCIMLENVCYDFFEMMTLNMARQGFFGEIIHGEGAYIHDLMDMNFSKTAYANMWRLEENSRRNGSLYPMHGLGSVAQIMDVNYGDRMDYLVSLSSNDFMMGRRAEELATEDEFWQDYAGRDYRGNINTTLIKTSNGRSIMIQHDVSSPRPYTRIHLISGTKGIARKWPSPARIATSHHGWLPDEEFRKLEEQYTPEITKRVGEMARQVGGHGGMDTLMDWRLIDCLRNGLPLDMDVYDAAAWSSIIPLSEWSVANRSMPVDIPDFTAGAWKTNKPLMDINLEKGGNTLLI
- a CDS encoding 3'-5' exonuclease, with translation MYSIIDIETTGGSPLRDKITEIAVINHDGTGVTGQFSTLINPEREIPAFITRMTGISNGMVAGAPRFFEVARKIVELTEGRIFVAHNVSFDFGFVKEEFRQLGYSYQREKLCTVRLSRRIIPGHRSYSLGKLCRALDISLENRHRAMGDALATARLFEKLINNGYTGIP
- a CDS encoding DUF4382 domain-containing protein, which encodes MKRLVLFMTAAILPLFIFTACEKEGGTKGTINLSITDAPIDTDGISGVFITVSGVHYHTSENDWQVFEDFEGPMNFNLLDLQRGNSELLGSFELEAGTYTQLRFMLDAPVFGMGPQSTPGCYLEFEDGSTENLFVPSGSQTGYKAVGQFTVPSNGEVDVTADFDVRKSVVKAGASGMYLLKPTIRLIVDNQAGQIAGGVSHIPDEKGIVIYAYEEGTYEASEADEPAAEEPRFPNAVTSDMVDGEGAYHLAYLAPGTYDLVVVATTEGEFDEVLGIVEDILVESNKTTSVQIDIEEL
- a CDS encoding sigma-70 family RNA polymerase sigma factor, producing the protein MTELPFVEDEVIASCRRNDRRAQEVLYRHFAKKMYGICLGYAGERPMAQDILQESFIKVFRNIAQYKQDGSLEGWIRRIVVNTAIDHIRKRKRSYEYIDSEPADNSLHIQNHALKMMGYKEIMQQVQRLPEGARLIFSLYAVDGYTHKEIAEKLEITEGTSKSQFNRARKLLMGFLGNMNL
- a CDS encoding sugar phosphate isomerase/epimerase gives rise to the protein MARPVTLFSGQWADLPIETMCQKTKEFGYDGIELGCWGDHMEIDKADQAYCDNRLKILKKYDLQLYTISTHLASQAVCDIPDQRHKAILPSYIWGDGDPEGIRQRAAKEMVKTAEAAKRLGIENVVGFTGSSIWHLLYSFPAVPKEMIDAGYKDFADRWGPIFDEYKRLGIKYCLEVHPTEIAFDIETSRRALEAVDNHPAFGFNYDPSHLGYQGVDYVKFIYEFADKIFHVHMKDVHWNDFPGDIGVFGGHTEFGDNRRFWNFRSIGRGRIDFESVIRALNDIGYDGPLSVEWEDSGMDREHGAEESCEFVKAVDFKPSAQAFDDVMKSE